A window from Salvia miltiorrhiza cultivar Shanhuang (shh) chromosome 2, IMPLAD_Smil_shh, whole genome shotgun sequence encodes these proteins:
- the LOC131010171 gene encoding F-box/LRR-repeat protein At3g26922-like isoform X2 — MGLGGGGWGTGGYSLFFSHSSLIKLVKYCLYTLQRTLLSAKTCSKIPLRSPKNPFLQLIQNPRIPKTFKKALQNSSIHIRNFPKFTAEPTLITTLPISAMEPKRKKSRKIEESIEKPYPDRLSSLPDSVLTHVFSFLDFESVVRTSVLSKRYKHLWTLTPSLDFHLSEHGDDKIRPNDHRLRARDKEGCNSVFELYVNHILQLREHCNLSQFRLSLHRHARPEFVQNCLIYAVEHKVQHLKLRGIFNRKPLALPGILLDLPSLISLSLHNATVNGIELPKSFSLPNLKNLSLKNYEFSDKNYNVGLFSGCPSLETLILTKCSIRPMNKLKCLDVKCSNLKHLEIRRWRSPWRCFDEHVINVNAPRLAFLKFQGPLVRLNFGEAFPCVERACFELFFPTACVMLDGEGRKQRVSECLLGMLLNVCSSVRALSLSLRTIEVVCSIRDLRAHAPVIFENLRIIRFTTENKFREKAFPVETVSCLLDKTATDVLTFDGFKVKRVPPEVSKAKSKRHATHISIPMHFVKFLLESSPSAELLSLEMPNLFVCVQLSSDEEWC, encoded by the exons ATggggttggggggtggggggtgggggacTGGGGGTTACTCCTTGTTCTTCTCTCATTCATCTCTAATAAAACTAGTAAAATATTGTCTCTACACTCTGCAACGAACTCTTCTTTCAGCAAAAACATGCTCTAAAATCCCTCTCCGATCACCAAAAAACCCATTTCTTCAACTCATTCAAAACCCCCGAATCCCCAAAACCTTCAAAAAAGCCCTCCAAAATTCCTCGATTCACATCCGAAATTTCCCAAAATTCACCGCCGAACCCACCTTGATCACCACCCTCCCCATTTCGGCCATGGAGCCCAAGCGCAAGAAATCGAGAAAAATCGAAGAGTCAATCGAAAAGCCCTACCCCGATCGCCTCAGCAGCCTCCCCGACAGCGTCCTCACCCACGTCTTCTCCTTCCTCGACTTCGAATCCGTCGTTCGCACCTCCGTCCTCTCCAAACGCTACAAGCACCTCTGGACCCTCACCCCCTCCCTCGATTTCCACCTCTCCGAACACGGCGACGACAAAATCCGCCCCAACGACCACCGCCTCCGCGCCCGGGACAAGGAGGGCTGCAACAGTGTCTTCGAATTGTACGTCAATCACATCCTCCAGCTGCGAGAGCACTGCAATCTCTCCCAATTCCGCCTCTCGCTGCACCGGCATGCGCGGCCGGAGTTCGTGCAGAATTGCCTAATTTACGCCGTCGAGCACAAGGTGCAGCATCTCAAACTGCGAGGTATTTTCAATCGGAAGCCCCTCGCATTGCCTGGAATCCTGCTTGATTTGCCCTCGTTGATTAGTCTGAGCTTGCATAACGCGACTGTTAACGGCATAGAGCTGCCGAAATCGTTTTCTTTACccaatttaaagaatttgagcCTAAAAAATTACGAATTCTCGGATAAAAACTACAATGTGGGGCTGTTTTCGGGGTGTCCGAGTCTTGAAACTTTAATTCTGACGAAATGTAGCATTAGGCCGATGAATAAGCTCAAGTGTTTGGATGTGAAATGCTCGAATCTCAAGCATTTGGAGATCAGGCGGTGGAGGAGCCCATGGAGGTGCTTCGATGAGCATGTGATCAACGTGAATGCTCCTAGGCTCGCGTTCTTGAAGTTCCAAGGCCCTCTTGTTAGGCTGAATTTCGGGGAGGCGTTTCCCTGCGTGGAGAGGGCGTGCTTCGAGCTGTTCTTCCCCACGGCTTGTGTGATGCTCGATGGCGAGGGTAGGAAGCAGAGGGTTTCAGAATGTTTGTTGGGTATGCTTCTCAATGTGTGCAGCAGCGTGAGAGCTCTTTCTCTGTCGTTGAGGACGATTGAG GTTGTGTGCAGCATTCGTGATTTACGCGCTCATGCTCCTGTCATTTTCGAGAATTTGAGGATCATAAGGTTCACAACTGAGAACAAGTTTAGGGAGAAGGCTTTTCCTGTTGAGACTGTTAGCTGTTTGCTGGATAAGACAGCTACTGATGTTTTGACCTTTGATGGTTTTAAG GTCAAGAGAGTCCCACCCGAGGTTTCAAAGGCCAAATCTAAGAGACATGCTACACATATCTCTATCCCAATGCATTTTGTGAAGTTTCTGTTGGAGAGCTCGCCGTCTGCTGAGCTTTTGAGTCTTGAAATGCCAAAT CTATTCGTGTGCGTGCAGTTATCATCAGACGAAGAATGGTGTTGA
- the LOC131010171 gene encoding putative F-box/FBD/LRR-repeat protein At1g78760 isoform X1, whose protein sequence is MGLGGGGWGTGGYSLFFSHSSLIKLVKYCLYTLQRTLLSAKTCSKIPLRSPKNPFLQLIQNPRIPKTFKKALQNSSIHIRNFPKFTAEPTLITTLPISAMEPKRKKSRKIEESIEKPYPDRLSSLPDSVLTHVFSFLDFESVVRTSVLSKRYKHLWTLTPSLDFHLSEHGDDKIRPNDHRLRARDKEGCNSVFELYVNHILQLREHCNLSQFRLSLHRHARPEFVQNCLIYAVEHKVQHLKLRGIFNRKPLALPGILLDLPSLISLSLHNATVNGIELPKSFSLPNLKNLSLKNYEFSDKNYNVGLFSGCPSLETLILTKCSIRPMNKLKCLDVKCSNLKHLEIRRWRSPWRCFDEHVINVNAPRLAFLKFQGPLVRLNFGEAFPCVERACFELFFPTACVMLDGEGRKQRVSECLLGMLLNVCSSVRALSLSLRTIEVVCSIRDLRAHAPVIFENLRIIRFTTENKFREKAFPVETVSCLLDKTATDVLTFDGFKVKRVPPEVSKAKSKRHATHISIPMHFVKFLLESSPSAELLSLEMPNIAIRVRAVIIRRRMVLKRQHVTRSLYHPRVIFSGSINVRDLCRFSYRSKQASDAPPCNYLST, encoded by the exons ATggggttggggggtggggggtgggggacTGGGGGTTACTCCTTGTTCTTCTCTCATTCATCTCTAATAAAACTAGTAAAATATTGTCTCTACACTCTGCAACGAACTCTTCTTTCAGCAAAAACATGCTCTAAAATCCCTCTCCGATCACCAAAAAACCCATTTCTTCAACTCATTCAAAACCCCCGAATCCCCAAAACCTTCAAAAAAGCCCTCCAAAATTCCTCGATTCACATCCGAAATTTCCCAAAATTCACCGCCGAACCCACCTTGATCACCACCCTCCCCATTTCGGCCATGGAGCCCAAGCGCAAGAAATCGAGAAAAATCGAAGAGTCAATCGAAAAGCCCTACCCCGATCGCCTCAGCAGCCTCCCCGACAGCGTCCTCACCCACGTCTTCTCCTTCCTCGACTTCGAATCCGTCGTTCGCACCTCCGTCCTCTCCAAACGCTACAAGCACCTCTGGACCCTCACCCCCTCCCTCGATTTCCACCTCTCCGAACACGGCGACGACAAAATCCGCCCCAACGACCACCGCCTCCGCGCCCGGGACAAGGAGGGCTGCAACAGTGTCTTCGAATTGTACGTCAATCACATCCTCCAGCTGCGAGAGCACTGCAATCTCTCCCAATTCCGCCTCTCGCTGCACCGGCATGCGCGGCCGGAGTTCGTGCAGAATTGCCTAATTTACGCCGTCGAGCACAAGGTGCAGCATCTCAAACTGCGAGGTATTTTCAATCGGAAGCCCCTCGCATTGCCTGGAATCCTGCTTGATTTGCCCTCGTTGATTAGTCTGAGCTTGCATAACGCGACTGTTAACGGCATAGAGCTGCCGAAATCGTTTTCTTTACccaatttaaagaatttgagcCTAAAAAATTACGAATTCTCGGATAAAAACTACAATGTGGGGCTGTTTTCGGGGTGTCCGAGTCTTGAAACTTTAATTCTGACGAAATGTAGCATTAGGCCGATGAATAAGCTCAAGTGTTTGGATGTGAAATGCTCGAATCTCAAGCATTTGGAGATCAGGCGGTGGAGGAGCCCATGGAGGTGCTTCGATGAGCATGTGATCAACGTGAATGCTCCTAGGCTCGCGTTCTTGAAGTTCCAAGGCCCTCTTGTTAGGCTGAATTTCGGGGAGGCGTTTCCCTGCGTGGAGAGGGCGTGCTTCGAGCTGTTCTTCCCCACGGCTTGTGTGATGCTCGATGGCGAGGGTAGGAAGCAGAGGGTTTCAGAATGTTTGTTGGGTATGCTTCTCAATGTGTGCAGCAGCGTGAGAGCTCTTTCTCTGTCGTTGAGGACGATTGAG GTTGTGTGCAGCATTCGTGATTTACGCGCTCATGCTCCTGTCATTTTCGAGAATTTGAGGATCATAAGGTTCACAACTGAGAACAAGTTTAGGGAGAAGGCTTTTCCTGTTGAGACTGTTAGCTGTTTGCTGGATAAGACAGCTACTGATGTTTTGACCTTTGATGGTTTTAAG GTCAAGAGAGTCCCACCCGAGGTTTCAAAGGCCAAATCTAAGAGACATGCTACACATATCTCTATCCCAATGCATTTTGTGAAGTTTCTGTTGGAGAGCTCGCCGTCTGCTGAGCTTTTGAGTCTTGAAATGCCAAAT ATAGCTATTCGTGTGCGTGCAGTTATCATCAGACGAAGAATGGTGTTGAAGAGGCAGCACGTGACAAGATCATTGTATCATCCTAGGGTGATTTTTTCTGGTTCAATCAATGTTCGTGACCTCTGCCGTTTCTCCTACAGATCAAAGCAAGCTAGTGATGCACCTCCTTGTAACTATCTCTCTACTTAG
- the LOC131010173 gene encoding uncharacterized protein LOC131010173 isoform X1 has translation MAHLHHNLPIVAKGSGQELFWRCRGMMFCNMGLGLPNQRRGGRIKNRGFVHWCTSSTSTPTSSSADQQANLAGGEKLDSRINEDDRVLHFTSISAEHYVSSTHEKLDSKINEDDLRYLVRDGKWQVRRMLETQEEMREVANVQAEAFHEPAFFFDDVFFKFFKAEVFAGLMYRLRNSPPDRYACLVAEARDEVQVSKKEVAGVVDATVLREDSVLEHLLGAKEYIYVSGIAVLNKFRFQSHQNFIKRKRQLTKTSHHSFLQEAEGGHGVAQRLRRTLGYVGLRLSRPQSLRGRSWGEETVHKRGLHGRLTRPSVDD, from the exons atggCTCATTTGCATCACAATCTCCCCATTGTGGCTAAAGGGTCCGGACAGGAACTCTTTTGGAGATGTCGAGGAATGATGTTTTGCAACATGGGTTTAGGTTTACCCAATCAAAGAAGAGGTGGAAGAATCAAGAATAGAGGGTTCGTTCATTGGTGCACTTCTTCAACATCGACACCAACATCATCATCGGCCGATCAGCAAGCGAATTTGGCCGGTGGTGAGAAGCTCGACTCGAGAATAAACGAGGACGATAGGGTGCTACACTTCACTTCAATATCTGCAGAGCATTATGTGAGTTCGACCCACGAGAAGCTCGACTCGAAAATAAACGAGGACGATCTACGTTATCTCGTTCGAGATGGCAAGTGGCAAGTGAGAAGAATGTTGGAGACACAGGAAGAAATGAGAGAAGTAGCCAATGTTCAAGCTGAGGCATTCCATGAGCCGGCCTTCTTCTTCGATGATGTATTCTTCAAATTCTTCAAG GCTGAAGTGTTTGCAGGGCTAATGTACCGGCTGAGAAACTCGCCTCCGGACAG GTATGCATGTTTGGTAGCAGAGGCCAGAGATGAAGTCCAAGTTTCAAAGAAAGAGGTTGCAGGAGTAGTGGATGCAACAGTTCTAAGGGAAGATTCTGTTCTCGAGCATCTCCTAGGGGCAAAAGAGTACATTTACGTCTCCGGGATCGCCGTCCTAAACAAATTCAGGTTCCaatcccaccaaaatttcatcAAACGGAAGCGCCAACTAACTAAAACCAGCCACCATTCATTTTTGCAGGAGGCAGAAGGTGGCCACGGCGTTGCTCAACGCCTGCGACGCACTCTCGGCTACGTGGGGCTTCGACTATCTCGTCCTCAGAGCTTACGAGGACGATCATGGGGCGAGGAAACTGTACACAAACGCGGGCTACACGGTCGTCTCACAAGACCCTCCGTGGACGACTAG
- the LOC131010171 gene encoding F-box/LRR-repeat protein At3g26922-like isoform X3 yields MGLGGGGWGTGGYSLFFSHSSLIKLVKYCLYTLQRTLLSAKTCSKIPLRSPKNPFLQLIQNPRIPKTFKKALQNSSIHIRNFPKFTAEPTLITTLPISAMEPKRKKSRKIEESIEKPYPDRLSSLPDSVLTHVFSFLDFESVVRTSVLSKRYKHLWTLTPSLDFHLSEHGDDKIRPNDHRLRARDKEGCNSVFELYVNHILQLREHCNLSQFRLSLHRHARPEFVQNCLIYAVEHKVQHLKLRGIFNRKPLALPGILLDLPSLISLSLHNATVNGIELPKSFSLPNLKNLSLKNYEFSDKNYNVGLFSGCPSLETLILTKCSIRPMNKLKCLDVKCSNLKHLEIRRWRSPWRCFDEHVINVNAPRLAFLKFQGPLVRLNFGEAFPCVERACFELFFPTACVMLDGEGRKQRVSECLLGMLLNVCSSVRALSLSLRTIEVVCSIRDLRAHAPVIFENLRIIRFTTENKFREKAFPVETVSCLLDKTATDVLTFDGFKVKRVPPEVSKAKSKRHATHISIPMHFVKFLLESSPSAELLSLEMPNLSSDEEWC; encoded by the exons ATggggttggggggtggggggtgggggacTGGGGGTTACTCCTTGTTCTTCTCTCATTCATCTCTAATAAAACTAGTAAAATATTGTCTCTACACTCTGCAACGAACTCTTCTTTCAGCAAAAACATGCTCTAAAATCCCTCTCCGATCACCAAAAAACCCATTTCTTCAACTCATTCAAAACCCCCGAATCCCCAAAACCTTCAAAAAAGCCCTCCAAAATTCCTCGATTCACATCCGAAATTTCCCAAAATTCACCGCCGAACCCACCTTGATCACCACCCTCCCCATTTCGGCCATGGAGCCCAAGCGCAAGAAATCGAGAAAAATCGAAGAGTCAATCGAAAAGCCCTACCCCGATCGCCTCAGCAGCCTCCCCGACAGCGTCCTCACCCACGTCTTCTCCTTCCTCGACTTCGAATCCGTCGTTCGCACCTCCGTCCTCTCCAAACGCTACAAGCACCTCTGGACCCTCACCCCCTCCCTCGATTTCCACCTCTCCGAACACGGCGACGACAAAATCCGCCCCAACGACCACCGCCTCCGCGCCCGGGACAAGGAGGGCTGCAACAGTGTCTTCGAATTGTACGTCAATCACATCCTCCAGCTGCGAGAGCACTGCAATCTCTCCCAATTCCGCCTCTCGCTGCACCGGCATGCGCGGCCGGAGTTCGTGCAGAATTGCCTAATTTACGCCGTCGAGCACAAGGTGCAGCATCTCAAACTGCGAGGTATTTTCAATCGGAAGCCCCTCGCATTGCCTGGAATCCTGCTTGATTTGCCCTCGTTGATTAGTCTGAGCTTGCATAACGCGACTGTTAACGGCATAGAGCTGCCGAAATCGTTTTCTTTACccaatttaaagaatttgagcCTAAAAAATTACGAATTCTCGGATAAAAACTACAATGTGGGGCTGTTTTCGGGGTGTCCGAGTCTTGAAACTTTAATTCTGACGAAATGTAGCATTAGGCCGATGAATAAGCTCAAGTGTTTGGATGTGAAATGCTCGAATCTCAAGCATTTGGAGATCAGGCGGTGGAGGAGCCCATGGAGGTGCTTCGATGAGCATGTGATCAACGTGAATGCTCCTAGGCTCGCGTTCTTGAAGTTCCAAGGCCCTCTTGTTAGGCTGAATTTCGGGGAGGCGTTTCCCTGCGTGGAGAGGGCGTGCTTCGAGCTGTTCTTCCCCACGGCTTGTGTGATGCTCGATGGCGAGGGTAGGAAGCAGAGGGTTTCAGAATGTTTGTTGGGTATGCTTCTCAATGTGTGCAGCAGCGTGAGAGCTCTTTCTCTGTCGTTGAGGACGATTGAG GTTGTGTGCAGCATTCGTGATTTACGCGCTCATGCTCCTGTCATTTTCGAGAATTTGAGGATCATAAGGTTCACAACTGAGAACAAGTTTAGGGAGAAGGCTTTTCCTGTTGAGACTGTTAGCTGTTTGCTGGATAAGACAGCTACTGATGTTTTGACCTTTGATGGTTTTAAG GTCAAGAGAGTCCCACCCGAGGTTTCAAAGGCCAAATCTAAGAGACATGCTACACATATCTCTATCCCAATGCATTTTGTGAAGTTTCTGTTGGAGAGCTCGCCGTCTGCTGAGCTTTTGAGTCTTGAAATGCCAAAT TTATCATCAGACGAAGAATGGTGTTGA
- the LOC131010170 gene encoding stromal 70 kDa heat shock-related protein, chloroplastic-like: MATAAQLYCPFPQKAKQTPFLGSKPIKKAPFLQLGARGKRKNDGCYKALRVVSEKVVGIDLGTTNSAVAAMEGGQPTIVTNAEGQRTTPSVVAYTKGGDRLVGQIAKRQAVVNPENTFFSVKRFIGRKMNEVDEESKQVSYKVVRDDIGNVKVECPATGNLFAPEEISAQVLRKLVDDASKFLNDKVTKAVITVPAYFNDSQRTATKDAGRIAGLDVLRIINEPTAASLAYGFEKKNNETILVFDLGGGTFDVSVLEVGDGVFEVLSTSGDTHLGGDDFDKRIVDWLADGFRRDEGIDLLKDKQALQRLTESAEKAKIELSSLTQTNISLPFITATADGPKHIDTTLTRAKFEDLCSDLLDRLKTPVQTALDDAKLSIKEIDEVILVGGSTRIPAVQELVKKMTGKDPNVTVNPDEVVALGAAVQAGVLAGDVSDIVLLDVTPLSLGLETLGGVMTKIIPRNTTLPTSKSEVFSTAADGQTSVEINVLQGEREFVRDNKSLGSFRLDGIPPAPRGVPQIEVKFDIDANGILSVAAIDKGTGKKQDITITGASTLPKDEVDRMVKDAERYAKEDKERREAIDTKNQAESMVYQTEKQLKEVGDKVTAAVKEKVESKLKDLKDIISSGSTQAIKDAMAALNQEVMQIGQSLYSQQGAAAAAGGEPSAGASEGSSSTGKSDGDGEVIDADFSESN, translated from the exons ATGGCTACTGCTGCTCAACTCTACTGCCCATTTCCACAAAAAGCGAAACAAACGCCGTTTCTGGGCTCGAAGCCGATCAAGAAAGCGCCTTTTCTTCAGCTGGGCGcgagaggaaaaagaaaaaatgatggtTGTTACAAGGCGTTGAGGGTGGTGAGCGAGAAAGTGGTGGGAATCGACTTGGGCACCACCAACTCCGCCGTGGCGGCGATGGAGGGCGGGCAGCCAACGATCGTGACCAACGCCGAGGGGCAGCGCACGACGCCGTCGGTGGTGGCGTACACCAAGGGCGGGGACAGGCTGGTGGGGCAGATCGCGAAGAGGCAGGCGGTGGTGAACCCCGAGAATACTTTCTTCTCGGTGAAGAGGTTTATCGGGAGGAAAATGAATGAGGTTGATGAAGAGTCGAAGCAGGTGTCGTATAAGGTGGTGAGGGATGATATTGGGAATGTGAAGGTGGAGTGCCCTGCTACCGGGAATTTGTTTGCACCTGAGGAGATTTCTGCTCAG GTGTTGAGAAAGCTTGTGGATGACGCCTCCAAGTTCTTGAACGATAAGGTCACTAAAGCGGTTATTACAGTACCGGCCTATTTCAATGATTCGCAGAGAACTGCAACAAAGGATGCTGGTCGAATAGCTGGCTTGGACGTTCTTCGCATTATCAATGAACCCACAGCCGCGTCTTTGGCTTACGGGTTCGAGAAGAAAAATAACGAGACCATTCTAGTTTTTGACTTAGGAGGCGGTACATTTGATGTTTCAG TTCTTGAGGTCGGAGATGGAGTGTTCGAGGTGCTCTCCACCTCAGGCGACACACATTTGGGGGGTGATGATTTCGACAAG AGAATCGTTGATTGGCTAGCCGATGGCTTCAGGAGAGATGAAGGCATTGATCTCCTCAAGGACAAGCAGGCGCTCCAACGCCTCACTGAATCTGCTGAGAAGGCGAAGATAGAGCTATCATCTCTAACTCAGACTAACATAAG TTTGCCCTTCATCACTGCTACTGCGGATGGTCCGAAGCACATTGACACGACGTTAACACGAGCTAAATTCGAAGACTTGTGCTCTGACTTACTAGACAG GCTTAAAACGCCTGTTCAAACTGCGTTAGATGATGCAAAGCTTTCTATCAAGGAGATAGATGAAGTGATTCTAGTTGGAGGGTCGACTCGGATCCCTGCTGTCCAAGAGCTCGTCAAGAAGATGACCGGGAAAGACCCTAATGTCACGGTCAACCCAGACGAGGTGGTTGCTCTCGGAGCTGCAGTTCAG GCCGGTGTCTTGGCTGGTGACGTGAGCGATATCGTGCTCTTGGACGTGACGCCTCTGTCACTCGGCTTGGAGACCTTGGGAGGGGTGATGACGAAGATCATACCTAGGAACACAACGTTGCCAACCTCCAAATCAGAGGTCTTTTCCACGGCCGCGGACGGGCAGACGAGCGTGGAGATCAACGTGCTGCAAGGCGAGAGGGAGTTTGTGAGGGACAACAAATCCTTGGGGAGTTTCCGGCTGGACGGCATCCCGCCCGCTCCCCGTGGCGTCCCTCAGATAGAGGTGAAATTCGACATAGACGCCAACGGCATCCTATCCGTCGCAGCCATCGACAAGGGGACTGGGAAGAAGCAAGACATCACCATCACCGGCGCCAGCACATTGCCTAAGGATGAG GTGGATCGTATGGTGAAAGATGCAGAGAGATATGCAAAGGAAGATAAGGAGAGGAGGGAAGCCATCGACACGAAGAATCAAGCGGAGTCTATGGTGTATCAGACGGAGAAGCAGTTGAAAGAGGTTGGCGACAAAGTCACGGCAGCGGTGAAAGAGAAGGTGGAATCTAAACTGAAAGACCTAAAAGATATTATCTCTAGTGGATCAACTCAAGCCATCAAGGATGCCATGGCGGCACTCAATCAAGAGGTGATGCAGATAGGCCAGTCTTTGTACAGTCAGCAGGGAGCCGCGGCGGCAGCTGGCGGCGAGCCTTCGGCTGGCGCATCTGAGGGGTCGAGCTCCACCGGTAAATCGGACGGAGATGGAGAAGTCATCGATGCAGACTTCTCTGAGAGCAACTAA
- the LOC131010173 gene encoding GCN5-related N-acetyltransferase 10, chloroplastic isoform X2 codes for MAHLHHNLPIVAKGSGQELFWRCRGMMFCNMGLGLPNQRRGGRIKNRGFVHWCTSSTSTPTSSSADQQANLAGGEKLDSRINEDDRVLHFTSISAEHYVSSTHEKLDSKINEDDLRYLVRDGKWQVRRMLETQEEMREVANVQAEAFHEPAFFFDDVFFKFFKAEVFAGLMYRLRNSPPDRYACLVAEARDEVQVSKKEVAGVVDATVLREDSVLEHLLGAKEYIYVSGIAVLNKFRRQKVATALLNACDALSATWGFDYLVLRAYEDDHGARKLYTNAGYTVVSQDPPWTTSWIGRRRRVLMVKQINI; via the exons atggCTCATTTGCATCACAATCTCCCCATTGTGGCTAAAGGGTCCGGACAGGAACTCTTTTGGAGATGTCGAGGAATGATGTTTTGCAACATGGGTTTAGGTTTACCCAATCAAAGAAGAGGTGGAAGAATCAAGAATAGAGGGTTCGTTCATTGGTGCACTTCTTCAACATCGACACCAACATCATCATCGGCCGATCAGCAAGCGAATTTGGCCGGTGGTGAGAAGCTCGACTCGAGAATAAACGAGGACGATAGGGTGCTACACTTCACTTCAATATCTGCAGAGCATTATGTGAGTTCGACCCACGAGAAGCTCGACTCGAAAATAAACGAGGACGATCTACGTTATCTCGTTCGAGATGGCAAGTGGCAAGTGAGAAGAATGTTGGAGACACAGGAAGAAATGAGAGAAGTAGCCAATGTTCAAGCTGAGGCATTCCATGAGCCGGCCTTCTTCTTCGATGATGTATTCTTCAAATTCTTCAAG GCTGAAGTGTTTGCAGGGCTAATGTACCGGCTGAGAAACTCGCCTCCGGACAG GTATGCATGTTTGGTAGCAGAGGCCAGAGATGAAGTCCAAGTTTCAAAGAAAGAGGTTGCAGGAGTAGTGGATGCAACAGTTCTAAGGGAAGATTCTGTTCTCGAGCATCTCCTAGGGGCAAAAGAGTACATTTACGTCTCCGGGATCGCCGTCCTAAACAAATTCAG GAGGCAGAAGGTGGCCACGGCGTTGCTCAACGCCTGCGACGCACTCTCGGCTACGTGGGGCTTCGACTATCTCGTCCTCAGAGCTTACGAGGACGATCATGGGGCGAGGAAACTGTACACAAACGCGGGCTACACGGTCGTCTCACAAGACCCTCCGTGGACGACTAGCTGGATCGGGAGGAGGAGACGCGTTCTCATGGTTAAACAGATTAACATTTAG